From the genome of Thermoanaerobacterium sp. PSU-2, one region includes:
- a CDS encoding glycosyltransferase: MNLIKDDYIVDIIVPVYNAYEDLIECINSINIAKTNFNYRIIIINDNSTDNRIENFLQNLKINNYIILNNEVNLGFVKSVNKGMKYSSNDVILLNSDTIVTDYWIDKLVEKGYSNPYIATVTPYTNNGTICSIPKFLNDNNIPDGYTANEYANLIERISIRKFIEIPTAVGFCMFIKREVLEKVGYFNEDDFGKGYGEENEFCMRAKYKGYIHTICDYCFIQHKGSMSFKEDKLKYIKKNLNKLNELYPEYDLTIKEFIENTDLKNIAEYISFHSDLKVNKKYNILYLIHNDVYDDIKHPIGGTEYHVKDIIENSDKTKYNFFILFAEKNIIYLRIINDKINKIFKFFISEQLKINTFYNFEFFDILKNIITHFDINLLHIQHLRDLPITTISSIKGFFKYLPIIVTVHDYFPIDPTVNLLDIKNEFCNAKIDKKKCSKCLEQRLGLRFEILDSWRNTFKSELSLANLIITPSYSAKNYLINILGIPDENIVVIEHGINLNSDLILERNSINLIKNKLNIAFIGGLAPYKGSGIVFQILDYFKNNNNIQFYVFGNLGDKKLEYFNSKNLYKFGRYKREEIIRLLKNFNIDLVIIPSICPETYSYTLSEAWAAKIPTICFNIGATGERAKCNKIGWVIDRPFNSNSIINIIESVIENKEILDEEKIKFNRCSFVKDVKVMVKEYDELYMNYINDSYTPNEKIDVIVQSNKYFYDKFFANIYLNNTDSNLIDIYKKEIDLMKNTFGWKLLEYIRKRHPRLGGFLKNMIKIYIKHS; the protein is encoded by the coding sequence ATGAATTTAATTAAAGATGATTATATAGTTGATATTATTGTTCCAGTTTATAATGCTTATGAAGATTTGATAGAATGCATAAATTCTATTAACATAGCAAAAACAAACTTTAACTATAGAATTATTATAATAAATGATAATAGTACAGATAATAGAATAGAAAATTTTTTACAAAATTTAAAAATAAATAATTATATTATTTTAAACAATGAAGTAAATTTAGGGTTTGTAAAGTCTGTAAATAAAGGAATGAAGTATTCGAGTAATGATGTTATATTACTTAACAGTGATACAATAGTTACTGATTACTGGATAGATAAATTAGTTGAAAAAGGATATAGTAATCCGTATATTGCAACCGTAACACCATATACAAATAATGGAACTATTTGTTCGATACCAAAATTTTTGAATGATAATAATATTCCGGATGGATATACAGCAAATGAATATGCAAATTTAATAGAAAGAATATCAATTAGAAAATTTATAGAAATTCCAACTGCTGTCGGTTTTTGCATGTTTATTAAAAGAGAAGTATTAGAAAAAGTTGGGTATTTTAATGAAGATGATTTTGGTAAAGGATATGGAGAAGAAAATGAATTTTGCATGCGTGCTAAGTATAAAGGATACATTCATACTATTTGCGATTATTGTTTTATTCAACATAAGGGAAGTATGTCATTTAAAGAAGATAAATTAAAGTATATAAAAAAAAATTTAAATAAATTAAATGAGTTATATCCAGAATACGATTTAACAATAAAGGAATTTATAGAAAATACAGATTTAAAAAACATTGCTGAATATATTTCATTTCATTCAGATCTGAAAGTAAATAAAAAGTATAATATCTTATATTTAATTCATAATGATGTTTATGATGATATAAAACATCCTATTGGTGGAACTGAATATCATGTTAAAGATATAATCGAAAATTCGGATAAAACTAAATATAATTTTTTTATATTGTTTGCTGAGAAAAATATTATATATTTAAGAATTATTAATGACAAAATAAATAAAATATTTAAGTTTTTTATTAGTGAACAATTAAAAATTAATACATTTTATAATTTTGAGTTTTTTGACATATTAAAAAACATAATTACTCATTTTGATATAAATCTTTTACATATTCAGCATTTAAGAGATTTACCAATAACCACTATTAGCAGTATAAAAGGTTTTTTTAAATATTTACCGATTATTGTTACGGTGCATGATTATTTTCCTATAGATCCTACTGTTAATTTGTTGGATATCAAAAATGAGTTTTGTAATGCTAAAATTGACAAAAAGAAATGCAGTAAATGCTTAGAACAAAGATTAGGTTTAAGGTTTGAAATTTTAGACAGTTGGCGAAATACTTTTAAATCAGAGCTAAGCTTAGCAAATTTAATTATTACACCATCTTATTCTGCAAAAAATTATTTAATAAATATTTTAGGTATTCCTGATGAAAATATTGTAGTAATAGAACATGGTATCAATCTTAATAGTGACTTAATATTAGAGAGAAATAGTATAAATTTAATTAAAAATAAATTAAATATAGCATTTATAGGCGGACTTGCGCCATATAAAGGGAGTGGAATTGTTTTCCAAATATTGGACTATTTTAAAAACAACAACAATATACAGTTTTATGTATTTGGTAATTTAGGAGATAAAAAGCTTGAGTATTTTAATTCTAAAAATTTATATAAATTTGGTAGATACAAAAGAGAAGAAATTATAAGACTTTTAAAGAATTTTAATATTGATTTGGTAATTATACCTTCAATTTGTCCTGAAACTTATAGTTACACATTATCAGAAGCTTGGGCTGCGAAAATTCCTACCATTTGTTTTAATATTGGAGCAACGGGAGAAAGAGCAAAATGTAATAAAATAGGGTGGGTAATTGATAGACCGTTTAATTCAAATTCAATAATTAATATCATTGAATCAGTAATTGAAAATAAAGAAATATTAGATGAAGAAAAAATAAAATTTAACAGATGTTCTTTTGTGAAAGATGTAAAAGTAATGGTAAAAGAATATGATGAACTCTATATGAATTACATAAATGATAGTTACACTCCAAATGAAAAAATTGATGTAATTGTACAATCAAATAAATATTTTTATGATAAGTTTTTTGCCAATATTTATTTAAATAATACTGATTCTAATCTAATTGACATCTACAAAAAGGAAATTGATTTAATGAAAAATACTTTTGGGTGGAAATTGTTGGAATATATTAGAAAAAGGCATCCTCGCCTTGGAGGGTTTTTGAAAAATATGATAAAAATTTATATTAAGCACAGTTGA